The genomic DNA CTGACTCTTCTTCGGTAACAAGGCCACGTTTGAGAAGATCCTTCTTGATGTCAGCTGGAGCAGCATCCGGGTTTTTCAGAGCGAGCTCAATCGGAGACGGAGCAGGATCACCGGTCTTGATGACATTTCCAGCTTCTATTTTCACCCAGCCAAGCCGTTTCATCCAGCCAAGACCGATCTTTGCATGGGGATGGGTATTAAGGTCAGCTATGGATGCAGATTCTGAAAAACTGTCATAGAGCTGCCGTTCAGGAAGTCCCTCTTTCAGGTACTGAGTTCCTTCCTCGGTCAGAGTAAGTGTCGTTGTGACCGCACGATCAACCTGTGCAAGGCCTTTCTGGGACAAGAGTCCTCCATATTGAATGACTGAATCAGCAGGCCGGTCAAGGATTGTTCCCATCTCTTCCGGAGTCGTGGTTTCGGTCTTCACCAGCTCAAGAAGCAGACGTTTCTCGTTCAGGGTTAATTGCATGATATCTCCACATGTGATCCAATTGTCAGTTTCTGTGTATGGATTGGAGTTTGAGTTTTTTGTATGTGCTGCATGAATATATCTCCTGATAACCTATGCTAACAGTAATCGATTATTACAGGGGCCCGGTTTAGTCCAGACCCCTATCTAAACGAAAAGAATGAGCAGGAAAAGAATGGAGAGAATGATCCAATAGTGCTCATGAAAGTCTGGTATAGTGTTTCCTGTGATTAGTATTTATAGGATGGGGATCTGAAGAAGAAGAAAATTTCATGTCTCAAATATATCCGGATCAAGCTTTGCCTGCTTCAAAATCGAGATTAAGGTCCCTTTTTTAAGTTAATTATGAAGGGGACAGCAAATGATTGACCTTCTCGCTGTAAAACCGCATGATCACCACCTATTCGTCGAACAACTGCTCCATGATGGCAGAGAGTTTTAATCAATTCCTTTCCGGATATGACAGGGAGTTTATGAGACATGTGCTATCTCTATCCGGGCAATCTGAGTCGTTGATAGAGCGAGCTTATCTTTTAAATCATCCTGAAGTACATCGAGAAGGAGTTCAATTGCCTCTTTAATATTATCAAGCGCCTGGTCTACAGTTTCTCACTGGCTTATCGCTCCAGGTAATTCAAGACATAGTACGGTGTATCCATCTTCTTCCTGAGGCATTATGAGAATTGTGTATTGCATAACACTAATAATAATCGCATTTTCAATAGAATATTGATATCTCTCATCTCTATGACAAAACGGAATAACATTTTTGTTGATACGAGAACTCCCTATGCCCTTTTTAATGAGAATGATATCGACCATTCATCATTTTCATATCACAACGTGGTAATACCACTCTGAAAAGAGATACCACATGGAAAAAACGGACTTCACCGGCTCTTTAGATACCTGGTGACAGGATGAGTTGGGAACGAGAAAGAAGCTAATTTTTTGCGAAACGAGGGATTACCACCTTATGGGCCGGTTCCTTCGGCAATCAATTTCACATAATCTCTGTAGAGATATTTCCTGTTCCGCTTCCATCCGGTAACCTCTTTTACTATACCAGCCTCTTCAAATTTACGGACCAAATTGTTTGCAGTCTGTATTGAAACACCGCAATGGGTGCTGATATCAGTACTGGTAACCATTGTCTTCATAAACAGAAGTTCTATCATCCGGGCACCATGAATACCGCCGATATTCTCGTAAATTACCCGTTTCACCAGTTCCCTCTCCAGTGTTATTATCTTCTTTACTAAATGGTGCGAATCAGTGGAGACTTCAATAACTCCCTGCAGAAAAAACTTCACCCATCCCTCCAGATCCCCATTTTTTTCCAGTGAAAATAAACGATCATAATATTCCGACCGGTTCCGTTTCAGGTAATAACTAAGGTTAAGTGTGGGTTTTGCAAGAACCTGTCTCCAACAGAGGTACAGGCTGATGAGGAGGCGGCCGATTCTCCCATTTCCATCCAAGAAGGGGTGAATCATCTTAAATTGTCCATGAATGAGAGCTGATACAATTAACGGAGGAATGGTTTTTTCTTCTGCGATAAAATTTTCCAGGTTATTCAGAAGAAATCTGACATTTTCCTGTGGTGGTGGAATATACCGGGCTTTATAGAGTGAGTCTCCTCCAATCTGGTTTTGTATGGGCCGAATCATCCCTGGCAGTGCCTTTGATCCCCGAACCTTCGTAAGGAGGATCCGATGAAGATCACAGAGTAGTGAGAGTGTAATTGGTTCATTTTTCACCCGTTCGAAACCGGTCTGTAAAGCCTTCATATAATTCGTAACTTCCCGGATCTGGTTTGGGTCATCATCAAAAGATACATCAGCCTCATATGCGAGAATCCCATAAAATGTTGCGACCGTCCCCTCAATCTGGGCACTTTGCAATGCTTCTTTCCTGGCAAGCATCCAAATAAAGTGATCCGGGTTTGGGAGCATATCAACCATGACATCAAGTCCCGATAATGCCCGATCTGCTTCAGAAAGCATGAGGTGCATGGAGTCATCATATTGAATATCAGGTGAGTACGGAAGACATGCAGGAATAAACGCGGTATACCCTTCAATCTGCTCTTCATATCTGCCGGTATTATAATGCATGTATAGCCACCCAGTTTGTGAGCAGATCCTTTCACATACACCCATGTTAGGAATTATATGAAGCCTGCCTTTCATATAATGAGATCATACGAGTATGTGAAACCTTCCTTTCATACGTCCTCCCCAGGATTGGGATCTCAGGATACCAGAAACATTATTGAGATCTTACAGTGTTTCCCGTCATGATCCTAAAAGCCATGATCAGAACCATGATCTTTCAAGTGGTAAGCAAGTCATTGATATGATCTCCGGGTTCCGGAACCCCTCAGTGATTCATGATTTCAAAATGCCGATAAATGTGGAGTTTGTGACCACTATACCGTAGAATGATTCATTGTTTCCAAATAAGGATGAATAATCCTGAACAAGGAAAATACAACAAAAAACAGATAAAAGGTTCCCTTTGAAAGAAGGGGAGTATAGGAAATTATTAACAACTCTTTTCCGATCGTATCTGATCTGCTGCAACCGCCATCTTCTCCCTGAACTCATCCAGGAATGCCAAAACCCTCGCTGCACTATCTTTCTTACATTGCCCGCACATGAGTTCTCCGGCCATGCATTTCCGACGGATTTCAGCAAGCTCTGCATCATCAGATACCATATGAAACAGATTTAAAAGAAACACCGGACACTTGTCTGCCTCCCCTCCCAGCTCTTTCTGTTCCTGGAGTGTCATCCGGCCACCGGTCAGGGCTGCCATGATCTTTCTGGTGACTGTCTTGTCATCCTCATAAAACCCGATGATACTCTCCGGAATACTGGATGACATCTTCCCACCGGTCAGACCGGGCATGAACCGGTGAAAGGTTGCGGACGGAGTGACAAACCCATATCCCCCATGGGTTCGCTCTATTGCCCTGACGGTCTTTTTCACAACATCAAGGGGAACATTGAAGATATCTATATGACCCTCGTACCGCTTAGAACCCCTGAATGCTTTATGAATCGCTTCCATCGCCTCTTCTGGGGCTTCTTTTGACCGGACACTGACATGGGTGTCCCGATCTTCGACGGTGAACATCCGAAGTTTATGAGCTACTCCTCTTGTCAGACGGATATGCGGATCCTGGTCAAGCCCCACCGGCACGATGGTCGGGGCCGGCTCTTCATTGACCTGCGGATGGAGAATATCTGCAACCTGGGTTAAGACACTCATGGCATGACCGATATCGGTATCAGGAGTAAAGCCATAAATTGCAGAGAGTTCAGAAAAATTCACCTTTGCTGATGCTTCAAATGCCAGATCCTGCACGACCCGGTTCGAGCTCTGCTCATAGGTTTCCCCATGATACCCAAGAGCATAGAGGCAGGAGAGGTATTCATCGCCATATTTCCGGCACTGTTCCCAGGTGAGGTTTCGTACTGCATGGGCCTCCCGGTCTGCGATGCAGATATAACCCCGTCCTCCCTGCTGCACATGCCAGACCACTTCCTTCATGACCATCAAATGTCCGAGATGCGGGTGACCGGACGGCATAAACCCGGTCATCACATTAAACGGTTCATTGGTCCTGATTGCATTCGCTATCTGATGATAATCGCGGTGGCCGAAGACGATCCCCCGTCTGATAAAATCGGGAGTCTCGGGAAGAAGATCAATGACGGTCTCGATCCGTTCAATTCCAAACTCGGCATGCAGACGCTCGATATCTACAGACTGGTCTGATGCCCAGGGATTTACAACTTCAGTCTTCATGGTTCTAGAGTTTTATCCTGGCAAATTCTGTAAAGACAATGCCCTCATCATGTATACCGGCAAATAACATCTTCTTTTTGACACTGTGAGCCATCCGGACTGAACGGGATATACTATTCATCGGGAGTGTCTCCAAGGGCCCTATCGCCTGGACCAGCATCTCTGAGTGGATTTTTCTTCCAGAATATACCCTGAAATGATGGCCGAATTTATACCCGGTCTTGGGGATATACTGGAGTTCACGTAAATAGCGGTATACCGTGATCTTTTTATCCAGCTCTGGGTCTGAATCCTGGATACGGGCACAATATTCTTCGGCAGTAAGCGTAGCCTCGCCCAGCTGAATGGTGACAAGACCCTGTTCTATCAGGTATGCAGCTTCAACGGTTGAGAGAACTATCCGTGAATCATCCAGCCGTTTTCCGTAAAATGCCTGATCATATCCAAGGTCTGCTCCTGCGTTAATGATAACCGATATACTGGAGAGGAGGCCGGGTGCAGGTTTTGGGTCCGGAGTTACCTCAAGTCCGGGGAGTTTCTGGAGTTTTACTTCATAGTATGTTATCTCAAACTCGTCATCAACTACCGCAAGGACATGCTGTTTTCTCATATTAAGGGTAGTCCTGACTTCGCCCTGGACAACGGAAAAGTCGATCAGATCACGTTCAGAGAGCACGCGGACCATATACTGGGACTCTCCTTTTCCTGGTTTTTCTCCCCGCTTAAATACCCTGAAGTCATGAGGGCCGGTCTGAACCACATATCCCCGCTCCCTGATATCCCGGTACACCAGGAACGATCTGATCATATGGGCGTTATCTGAAAACCTGACCAGAAGCGTGTCAAAATCATATCCGGGGATCTCGATTCTCCCCCGGTACACGAGATAGAGTGCTTCTACCGGAGAGAGCCGAAGCCCGTCCTTTTGTGGTCTGCCAAATCCGCTCTGCTCATAAAGGGCATATCCTTCTGACCCCAGCAGGACTTTGTCTTCTTCTATCCGTGCCTTCACGCCTTAAGATTTAGGCGTCGTCCATCATAAAACAGCCCCGGATACCGGATTGGAATGAGTCAGATTATTGAGAAATAAACTTCATGATGCTATATATAAGTGGTGAAATATTCAAAGAGACAAATATCAGTATCCAGGGATGAACTGGAAAACAGACCGAACAGGAAGAAAAGCAATACTGATGTGAGCAGTGAGAATGAAAAGAGGGTCAGGACTAGATAGACTCTGCGTTCCGACGATGCAGGCTGCTTATCTCATCCCGAAGTGACGTAACATCTGAAGGACGATGAGAATCCCTGATATCAACCCGGTCTGATCCTTCTGGGATGAACATGGCATCCATCAGCATCTCCACCCCGTCATACAGGATGGTGAATAGTTCACGAAAGGGAACACCCGTGATGAACACCGACTTGAACCGATCACAGGTCGGAAAGATCTTCCGAATCTCATGAGCCTCGCTGATGTGTGAACCGATGATTCTCTCAGGACTGGTCCCGATATCTCCAAAAACAAGTCAAAAATTTCAGGAAATAGGATTCGGACACAACGGGGAACATATCATATCGTTTTTGCAGAGAGGATAATTGTATTTCTGGTAAATCGGTAAGAATATGTGAATATTCATACGCGGATCGTCTCCTGGGTTAAGGTTGTTTTTTTTACCCAGCATACTATAGAGATATTGAGGAAGTTCGCGTACATGACGAACGAACACGGGTATAAAACAAAAGAACATCTAAACCTGACCGGAGAATCCGATCTTACCATCGAAGTTGTTATCCTGCTCATTTTCGGGATATTCATGCTTATTTTCGGCCTTCTGCTCTTTCAGATTCACACCGGTGCTCTTCCCTATGCACCGGACAGCACATATGGATTATTTGTATTGCTAATTGCATTTCAGATTGTCACGATGGGAAAAACGCCTTTTGGTGATCTCAAACGGTCCTGGCTTCTGATACTTATCGGCATTATCGTTGCGATCCTGGGAATGGCTGCTGCTTTTGTCCCGGGATATCTTTCTGACCATATCAGGCTCATCGTCGGAGGGGTTCTGTTTCTCGGTGGTGTAGCTCTTTTCCTCCAACTCTTCGTGAGGGAAGACAAAGCCCGGACCTGGAGGCATGTATCCGGAGTACTTCAGCATCTGATCCTTGCCTGTGGGCTGGTGTATATCTTATCATGCATATGTGGCCTGATTACTCTTATCCCCGGAATTACGACGGATAATCAGACTGCAGTCATTTTAATTCTGTTTGCTCTGTGTCTTTTTTACCTTTCATGGTGCATTCAGAAGGTTGCACGAGAGTACCCTTCGAAAAAGCAGGATGTAGAACATGAATCCGCGGAAAGTGCAGCACAAAAGACAAAAGGGATATGGCTGGTTCTGAAAGAGTCATCTATCTCACTCTCTCTCGGGGTCCTTCTTCTGGTTGCAACACTGCTGACCCTTCTTGGGTTGGTTTTGATCCCGGTAAACCTTGGGGCACTCCCGTTTTCACAGGACGGACTGCTTGGGATGCTTCTGGTCGTGTTTGCTATTCAGATGATGGCTCTTGGAGAAACCCCGCTCGGGGCATATAAGCGCTCCTGGCTGATGACCATCTTTGGAATGACATTCGCAACTCTTGGTATTATATCCTGTATTGTTCCCGGGTTACTGACCGGTTTTCTTCAATTACTCCTAGGTCTGTTAAATATCATCGGTGGTGTTGTCCTGCTCATCGGCCGGTATTACCCGCTTCTTAAGGCAATGCGAAACCCTTCGGATCATCAGAAGCAGCCCCCGATACTGAAAAAAATGAATATTACCCAGACCATACTGAATTTTGTATCCATAGCATTTGGTACATCAATGCTCATTCCGGGTATCATGCCAGGACTCATCAATGCCGTGATTATCGTAATAAACGGACTGCTCCTCTTTGTTCTTGCAGGTTTCATCAGGAAGATTGAAATCCTCTATCCGATGTAGAGGGAAAAACAATAGCATTTTTTTGAGTACGAGTGAAAAACATATACCATCTCACCGTATGGAGTTGAGAGATAACCCGTAAATTTTGAAGAAGACTTTTATCCTATTCACTCTAATGTTCAAATATTATCGAAATGTGTACGCCATGATTTAGAGGGATAGAATGAAAAAGATATCATTGAAACCAATTTTCAGGATGATTGTCGCTCTTTTATTTGTAGGTCTGGCAATCTCCTTCTTTCCGGTGTCAGCGGCCATATTTATTGAAGATGGGACCGAACTGGATGAGTCTGCATTGATCGCATATCTCAAAGAACCTGCCCCTGAATTTGAAACTCCGCTCGTGATCTACTTTTATGATCCCAACTGTGGTGGCTGTATGCAGGTCCGTGACTTCTGGGATACGTACCTGAAAGAAAACCCTGATGTCATACTTGAACAGGTCAACCTGGAGGAAGGCCCTGAACAGATGGATCAGTTTAAGCAATTTGCCGAGACCTATCACCGGGAAAAAGCCTTTATTCCCCTTGCATATATCGGCCCGGTCTCTTTGGAAGGGGCAGATGATATAAAAAATTATTTTGATATGGTATACACCTGGTATATGTCCTCATTTAAAGGAGAGTAATTCTCCGGGTCTTTTTTTGTCATTGTGAGTTAAAACGAGAAGCAGGATACTGTGGATACCAATGATATGATAATGGAAGCGCTCATATCATCCATAGGCATATGTTCGAAGAATTTATCAGGGCCAATAAATTTGACCAGGCATATCTCCCGGTCCTGCAGAAAAAACTCTGCTTTGAGGGTGAATGTGCAGGAAACGGGATTCTGAATTACGGAGTCCTCCTGACCCTCGCCACCATCATCTCAACGTATGGGGTCATAGCCGGATCCACTGCCACGGTTATCGGAGCTATGATAATTGCCCCGTTAATGACCCCGATTATGGCAACCACCCTCGCAATTGTTCTTGGAGACACGCACCGTGCCGGACGATCATTTATGATGGTGACGGTCAGTACGGTATTTGTCATCCTCCTTGCAGCCCTGATCACCTGTAGTATCTCTCCTTTGACCATTGATTTCCAGGGAAATCAGGAGATCCTCTCTCGAACCGCACCAGATATGTTTGCCCTCTATGTTGCTCTTGCATCAGGAGCCGCAGGAGCCTTTGCTGTCAGCCGGGAATCAGTCAGTGACTCACTGCCAGGGGTAGCAATAGCCATCTCTCTTGTGCCACCGCTCAGTGTCGTCGGAATCTCACTTTCAAAATTTCAATGGGGAGATGCTATTGGCTCTCTGCTTCTCTTTCTCACGAACCTTTTTGCAATCCTGGTCTCCGGTGGAGCAGTATTCTGGCTTTCAGGCATAAAACCCGGATGGATGGACGAAGAGCGCTCAAAAAAACGGAAACAGGCGTTTTCCATAGCCGTCATCTGTGTAGTCCTGATATCGGTCCCGCTTTTTATATCAGGATATGAGACGTTGGAGCAGGCATATTACTCGAAAGAAGCACAGGAAATTACAAAGAACTGGCTGTATGGATCCGGGTATGAGATAACAGATTTTGATCTCCGCAAACAGAACCTGACCCTGCATATCATCGGAACAGGAGATATGCCTGACCCTGAACTCCTGCACCGGATGTTGGAGGACCATTTTCAAAGACCTATAGCCATTGATCTGCGGGCAATACCAGTGAATATAATTCATTACCCCTCGAAAACTGGGTCGTAGAATGCGGGAGTTTTATCCACTTATCCGGAGTATCATTACCAGAGAGATAGTATGAAAAAGGTAACCGGAGCCATTCTGCAGCGGGATGGAAAAACATACGGGATTATGACCCATACCCCCTCTGGTATAGTAACCCCTGAGGATCTTGAACGTATCGCCGCAGTCGGGAGAAGATTCCACATTCCAATCATGAAAATTACCTCAGGACAGCGGATGATTCTTGCTGGAATACCCGCTGATAATGTTGATTCGGTAATGAAAGAACTTGGAACACTCGGAAGGCCAGACCTTGGGCCAGGTGTGAAATTTGTCCAGGCTTGTCTTGGCATAGAGAGCTGTAAGTGGGGATCACAGGATTCAATTGGCCTTGCAGCCAAAATTGAGGCCTGTGTTCAGGATAAAAAATTCCCGGCAAAAGTTAAGATCGGGGTATCGGGATGTCAACGATGCTGTAGTGAAAGTCATCTCCGTGATATCGGGCTTATCGGAACCACCAGGGGATGGATTGTCCTTTTTGGAGGAAATGGGGGAAAAAAGCCAAGGTTCGCCGACCCGATAGCATATGGTTTGTCTGATAGTGAAGCATGCGATCTGGTTGGACGCCTGCTTGAATTTTATCAAAAAAACGGAGAAACCCAGGAACGGACTGCCCGATTCATGGAACGTATCGGGATCGATACATTAAAGTCAGAGCTGCTCTCTATGATCCCTTACATACATCTGGACAAGGTGTAACCATGATCATAACCGACGTAGCACAGGTTGTTTCAGGACCAAATCCACACCACGTGGATGCCAGAAAGATCTATGACTCTCCGCATGCAATGGCGGTGGTCATCACCCTTAAGCCGGGAGAATCACTGAAAAAACATATTACTCCGGTCGATGTCTTCTTTTATGTCCTTGAAGGGACAGGAATCGTTGAGATTGGAGATGAGCGATCAGAGGTAACAAAGGATATGCTGGTGGAAAGCCCGGCAAGGATTCCTCACCGGTGGATTAACCAGAGTACTGAAATTTTCAGAGTCCTTGTTGTTAAAGTCCCAAAACCAATAGAAGAGACGAAATTACTCTGACCGTACCATCTTTTCAAAGGGTGCAGTATGAACGGCCTGTTATTTCACAATCCTCCATCCACCTTTCGGTACCCGGATCTCAAATAAGGCTCCCTGCCCTTCCTGCCCTCGTTCGATAATAGAAATTCCGGTAAGTGCAAGGATCTCCCGTACTAGAAATAATCCAAGCCCGGTATTATTCCCAAATCCCCGCTCAAAAATTTTTTCTTTACATTCCAGAGGTATACCAACGCCGTCATCGGCATACGTAATAAGGAACTCATCACCGGATCTCTGTGCAGATATATGAATTGAAGTGACCGTTTTTCCATGCCTGATAGAATTATCTATAAGGTTCAGGAATACCCTGGAGAGCATCTGATCTGCATAGAGGTAGACATCAGGAAGATCGAGAATAATCCGAATAGACTCTGGCAGATGAGTTTCTTGAATACAATGTATCAGAGCCTGCCATTCAGGTTCATGCAACCCAAGACCCTCATAGGTTTTGGTAAATTCTATGTGAGACTGGATTTTTTCCGTACATGCCATGATATTCTCAATAAACTCGTCGATTCTCTGATCATGGGCCATAGCCTTCATCGCATCAAGATAGATAAAAATGGCATTAATCTGGTTTAAAATGTCATGGCGGGTAATCGAACTGAGCAGGTTGAGCTGACGGTTTGCCTGAAATAGTGCCTCCTCTGACTTTTTTCGTTCGGTGATATCATGGGCAATTCCTAAAAATGCCTTCGGAGTCCCGTCAGGATTTCTAACCAGAGTTACGCTTGATACATGCCATTTCCATGAACCATCCTTATGCCTGACCCGGTATTCAACCCCTCCCATCTTTTGCCCGGTACTGATTATTGTCTCCAGGAACTGGCTTGTCGCCCCAATATCGTCAGGGTGAACAATATTTGTATATGAACTCCCGATAATCTCCTGTGTATTATGGCCCAGCACATCAGCCCAGTTTGGTGAGATGTACGTAAATACTCCATCGGGGGTAAGTGAGTAGACAATATCATACGCATATTCAACGAACGATCTGAACCGCTCTTCACTTGCCTTTAGCTCCTCTTCTGCAGCTTTCCGATCAGATACATCACGAATTGAAAGAAGATCCGCATCCTGACCCTCATACCGGATCAGTTTCCCGACACATTCAACCCATATCTTCTCTCCATGAATGGTACAGATCTGATACTCTGCAATGAATGGATCGATTCCTTCCCGGACCCGTGAGAGATCCTGAAGAACCTGATCCCGCGATTCCGGGGCGATGAAATCCATAACATTTACACCTGAAAGAAGGGCCGGGTCCGAAACCCCTACAAGGTGGAGTGCAGCTATGTTTGCAAATAAGAGCTTCCCTTCAAAATCAAGAATTACAATTCCTTCAAGTGAATAACTCACCAGTGACCGGTATTTTTCCTCGCTCTCAATCAATGCAGCATATGCTTCTTTCTCTCTGGTAATATCAGTAATAACACCAAAATATTTCAGGTTCCCACCGGTATCTGTAACCGGTCGTGTTGAGGTTCTGACCCAGGATAACGATCCGTCCTTTTTTATAAGTCGCCATTCCAATGGTTTCAATACTCCCTTTTCCATTTCCTCAAACCTCTTCAGAATAGCCGGGCGATCCTCTTCATACACCATATCCAGAAAGAACCTTCCAGCAAGATCAGCAGAGCGGTATCCAAATAACCGCTCACCTGCAGGACTAAAATAGGCGATCTGGCCTTTCGGATTTACAGAAAAGATGACATCGTTAATATTTTCAACAAGCATCCTGAACTTGGATTCACTCAGACGAAGTGCACGCTCTATCTTTTTCCTTCCGGTAATATCCTGGATTATTCCAAAAACGGTATGAGATGCAGGATCATATTCTGCGATAAAATGGACGTCTATAAGGGCATTATCTGTCGGTCTTCGTATTTTACATTCTTCATTTAAGGTTCGTTTTCGAAGAATAAAATCCTGAAGGGATGCACTAAAACGGGACCTGTCTTTTATGAGAAGCACATTGAGGAGGTCATCAATGGTAATCTTTTCAGTATTGCAGCCGATTATCACCTGGGCACCAAGTGATGCTAATATCATTCCTGAATCTGGATCATATGTCCAGTGACCCAGCCCGGCAATATACTCAGCATGGTACAGCTGGGCAATACTTTTCTGTAAAGCCTGTTTTATCTCTCTGCCTTCTATAATGCGATTGATAACATGGATAAGCCGTGTTCGTTCAAACCGGATATCAATATAATCCGTCAGACAGAGATCTGCCCCATACGAGAGGGCATCGTTCGCAATATCCTCTTTTTCTGCTCCTGTGTAGAGGATGAAAGGTAGATCTCCGAATAATTCCCTGACATGATGGAGGAGATCAATACCATTCATCTCTGGAAGATGATATGCCGCGAGAACCCCATCATATGATACGGATTTTAACTTTGAAAGGGTCTCATGATAAGTCAGAGAAAAATCCAAGGATATATTTGGGCTTTGACTCAGGATTTGTATATACCTGCTCAAGGGTCCTTTCCCGTCACCAACACAGAGGAGAGAGATCATACATGCCCGTTGCAATATTTTTATCTACTGATATCACCCAATATGTCTCATCAACCATAATAAAGATACCCTAAAAATCCCATGAAAAGTGGTTTTTTCTGTGAGGTCATCTTTTGATCTCTTTTGAATATGAGAATCATTTCAATACCTTTCAGGAACCCGGATGAGATCAGAGAGATCAGATGTAAGGGGAATACCCTCTGATTATAGCCATTCTTCATCATTCTACCAGTTCGTGAGAGTGATCAGACACACCAGGAC from Methanospirillum hungatei JF-1 includes the following:
- a CDS encoding PAS domain S-box protein, with the translated sequence MISLLCVGDGKGPLSRYIQILSQSPNISLDFSLTYHETLSKLKSVSYDGVLAAYHLPEMNGIDLLHHVRELFGDLPFILYTGAEKEDIANDALSYGADLCLTDYIDIRFERTRLIHVINRIIEGREIKQALQKSIAQLYHAEYIAGLGHWTYDPDSGMILASLGAQVIIGCNTEKITIDDLLNVLLIKDRSRFSASLQDFILRKRTLNEECKIRRPTDNALIDVHFIAEYDPASHTVFGIIQDITGRKKIERALRLSESKFRMLVENINDVIFSVNPKGQIAYFSPAGERLFGYRSADLAGRFFLDMVYEEDRPAILKRFEEMEKGVLKPLEWRLIKKDGSLSWVRTSTRPVTDTGGNLKYFGVITDITREKEAYAALIESEEKYRSLVSYSLEGIVILDFEGKLLFANIAALHLVGVSDPALLSGVNVMDFIAPESRDQVLQDLSRVREGIDPFIAEYQICTIHGEKIWVECVGKLIRYEGQDADLLSIRDVSDRKAAEEELKASEERFRSFVEYAYDIVYSLTPDGVFTYISPNWADVLGHNTQEIIGSSYTNIVHPDDIGATSQFLETIISTGQKMGGVEYRVRHKDGSWKWHVSSVTLVRNPDGTPKAFLGIAHDITERKKSEEALFQANRQLNLLSSITRHDILNQINAIFIYLDAMKAMAHDQRIDEFIENIMACTEKIQSHIEFTKTYEGLGLHEPEWQALIHCIQETHLPESIRIILDLPDVYLYADQMLSRVFLNLIDNSIRHGKTVTSIHISAQRSGDEFLITYADDGVGIPLECKEKIFERGFGNNTGLGLFLVREILALTGISIIERGQEGQGALFEIRVPKGGWRIVK